A stretch of Desulfurivibrio alkaliphilus AHT 2 DNA encodes these proteins:
- the istA gene encoding IS21 family transposase, translating to MFQYRQVLTQMRSVQSDRQIAKAKLMGRRKAAQLRALAQQQGWLDPAQELPDDAELAKVLALPAPGESAVPMLLPYQEQLKTWQAAGINGTTMYQALVREHGFTGSYSSVRRFLKTLKEDNPQATVMLDFAPGEAAQVDFGSGPKLLDSQTGKPFSTWVFVMTLAFSRHQYAEIVRDQKVATWLGCHRRAFEFFGGVPAKVMIDNLKAGIIKACWHDPAVNRSYAEFAEGYGFLISPCPPRQPQMKGRVESGVKYVKNNFLPLREFRSLVDANRQLKEWVLATAGNRSHGTTKQKPLVMFAEAEKAFLKPLPAVAPELAVWAEHKLHGNCHLQFDKAYYSAPFKLVHKKLWVKATETTVKIYHQHQQVAVHPRCARPGQKATCVDHLPPDAVAYLMRDPQWCLKQAGEIGPRCHHLVKRLLSHRVVDHLRAAQGVLRLAGKYGPERLEAACHRALIYDSPQYITVKTILGKGLDQQPPETEPVAAGVAYRGQGRFQRQQLFH from the coding sequence ATGTTTCAATACCGTCAAGTTCTTACCCAAATGCGGTCGGTTCAATCCGACCGCCAGATCGCCAAGGCTAAGCTGATGGGCCGCCGCAAGGCCGCGCAGTTACGGGCCTTGGCTCAGCAGCAGGGCTGGCTCGATCCCGCCCAAGAGTTGCCGGATGATGCCGAGCTGGCCAAGGTGCTCGCGCTGCCGGCCCCGGGCGAATCGGCGGTGCCGATGCTGCTGCCGTACCAGGAGCAGCTCAAGACCTGGCAGGCGGCCGGGATCAACGGCACCACCATGTACCAGGCCCTGGTGCGTGAGCATGGCTTTACCGGCAGCTACTCCTCGGTCAGACGTTTTCTTAAGACCCTCAAAGAGGACAACCCTCAAGCCACGGTAATGCTGGACTTTGCTCCCGGCGAAGCGGCCCAGGTGGACTTCGGTTCCGGCCCCAAGCTGCTTGATTCCCAGACCGGCAAGCCGTTTTCCACCTGGGTGTTCGTCATGACCCTGGCCTTCAGCCGGCACCAGTACGCCGAGATCGTCCGCGACCAGAAGGTGGCGACCTGGCTGGGTTGTCACCGCCGGGCCTTCGAGTTCTTCGGCGGGGTGCCGGCCAAGGTGATGATCGACAACCTCAAGGCCGGGATCATCAAGGCCTGCTGGCACGATCCGGCGGTGAACCGTTCCTACGCCGAGTTTGCCGAAGGTTACGGCTTTCTGATCTCGCCCTGCCCGCCGCGCCAACCCCAGATGAAGGGGCGGGTGGAATCCGGCGTCAAATACGTCAAAAACAACTTCCTGCCCTTGCGCGAGTTCCGTAGCTTGGTCGACGCCAATCGTCAGCTTAAGGAGTGGGTGCTGGCAACGGCCGGCAACCGTAGCCACGGCACCACCAAGCAAAAGCCGCTGGTCATGTTCGCCGAGGCGGAGAAGGCTTTTCTTAAACCTTTGCCCGCCGTGGCCCCGGAGTTGGCGGTTTGGGCCGAGCACAAGCTGCACGGCAACTGCCATCTCCAGTTCGACAAAGCCTACTACTCCGCCCCCTTCAAGCTGGTGCACAAAAAGCTGTGGGTCAAGGCGACGGAAACCACCGTCAAGATCTACCACCAGCATCAACAGGTGGCGGTCCATCCCCGCTGTGCCCGACCCGGCCAGAAGGCCACCTGTGTCGACCACCTACCACCGGACGCCGTCGCCTACCTGATGCGCGATCCCCAGTGGTGCCTCAAACAGGCCGGTGAGATCGGTCCCCGCTGCCACCACCTGGTCAAGCGGCTGTTGAGCCACCGGGTGGTTGATCATCTCCGGGCGGCCCAGGGGGTGCTCCGGTTGGCCGGCAAATACGGCCCGGAGCGGCTGGAAGCCGCCTGTCACCGGGCGCTGATCTACGACAGCCCCCAATACATCACGGTCAAAACCATCCTCGGCAAGGGGCTTGACCAACAGCCCCCGGAAACGGAACCGGTGGCGGCCGGCGTGGCCTACCGCGGCCAGGGCCGCTTCCAGCGCCAACAACTTTTTCACTGA